The following coding sequences are from one Acidobacteriota bacterium window:
- a CDS encoding cyclase family protein, producing the protein MPRLVDLSHTVRAGMATYKGLPGPVITDHLSREASRPLYAGGTTFQIGKIEMVANTGTYVDAPSHRWEDGADLSQLSLASLAGLDTVLITAPHAEGLAVGEDFLEGEEVRGKAVLIFTGWASRWGTPGYHERSPHLTFKASSLLVSRGAALVGIDSHNLDDTEDLTRPAHSILLRAGIPVVEHLTNLEALPPPPARFRFYAVPVKVAGMGTFPVRAFAEIP; encoded by the coding sequence ATGCCGCGCCTCGTGGACCTCAGCCACACGGTCCGCGCCGGGATGGCCACGTACAAGGGCCTGCCCGGCCCGGTCATCACAGACCACCTCAGTCGTGAGGCTTCCCGCCCGCTCTACGCGGGCGGGACGACGTTCCAGATCGGGAAGATCGAGATGGTCGCGAACACGGGCACCTACGTGGACGCGCCATCTCACCGCTGGGAGGATGGCGCGGACCTCTCGCAGCTTTCTCTTGCTTCCCTCGCGGGCCTCGACACCGTTCTCATCACGGCGCCGCATGCGGAGGGGCTCGCCGTGGGAGAAGATTTCTTAGAAGGTGAAGAGGTCCGGGGCAAGGCCGTGCTGATCTTCACGGGTTGGGCATCTCGCTGGGGCACTCCCGGATACCACGAGCGCTCGCCCCATCTGACCTTCAAAGCATCTTCTCTCCTCGTTTCTCGCGGAGCCGCCCTCGTCGGGATCGACTCGCACAATCTCGACGATACGGAGGACCTCACGCGGCCCGCGCACTCGATCCTCCTCCGCGCGGGGATCCCGGTCGTCGAGCACCTCACGAACCTCGAGGCGCTGCCGCCGCCGCCCGCCCGCTTCCGGTTTTACGCGGTGCCCGTCAAGGTGGCGGGGATGGGGACGTTCCCGGTGCGCGCGTTCGCCGAGATCCCGTAA
- a CDS encoding zinc ribbon domain-containing protein codes for MNAAPTVAPAAPAKLRKFPCAACGADVVWSPGAAALTCPYCGAKKDVPKTSGQVTERPIEEALKGATDLGWGMARKAVSCRGCGATTTFDAGVAASRCAFCGAPSVVEAPPSTTMVRPAGVLPFRVDRNAATGRFRQWLSSLWFRPDDLSQKSALSELKGVYVPFWTFDAATHSAWTADAGFDYQVEVRVEENGQMRTRYETRTRWEPAEGVFEHFFDDLPVAASRGLPPDLARAIEPFPTADLLAYEPSYLSGFLAEEYAVGPKEALASGQQRMTQELYALCGREVPGDRFRNLAVRTAWSGIACKNGLFPVWIAAYQYGGKPYRFLVNGVTGKTDGHAPWSWVKIGLAVAAAVLLFIILSAIAR; via the coding sequence ATGAACGCAGCCCCGACCGTGGCTCCCGCCGCGCCGGCGAAGCTCCGCAAGTTCCCGTGCGCCGCGTGCGGCGCGGACGTCGTGTGGAGCCCCGGCGCCGCGGCCCTGACGTGCCCGTACTGCGGCGCGAAGAAGGACGTTCCGAAGACTTCCGGGCAGGTGACGGAGCGCCCGATCGAGGAGGCGCTGAAGGGCGCGACGGATCTCGGATGGGGCATGGCGCGCAAGGCCGTGAGCTGCCGGGGCTGTGGCGCGACGACGACGTTCGACGCCGGCGTCGCGGCTTCGCGGTGCGCGTTCTGCGGCGCGCCGTCCGTCGTCGAGGCGCCGCCTTCGACGACGATGGTGCGCCCCGCGGGCGTCCTCCCGTTCCGCGTCGATCGCAACGCGGCGACCGGCCGCTTCCGGCAGTGGCTCTCGTCGCTGTGGTTCCGCCCGGACGACCTCTCACAGAAGTCGGCGCTTTCCGAGCTGAAGGGCGTCTACGTCCCGTTCTGGACCTTCGACGCGGCGACCCATTCTGCGTGGACGGCGGACGCGGGATTCGACTATCAGGTCGAGGTGCGGGTCGAGGAGAACGGGCAGATGCGCACGCGTTACGAGACGCGCACGCGCTGGGAACCGGCCGAAGGTGTCTTCGAGCACTTCTTCGACGACCTTCCAGTCGCCGCGTCACGCGGGCTCCCGCCGGACCTCGCACGCGCGATCGAGCCCTTCCCGACCGCCGACCTTCTCGCGTACGAGCCGTCGTACCTCTCGGGCTTCCTCGCCGAGGAGTACGCGGTCGGCCCGAAGGAGGCTCTCGCCTCCGGACAGCAGCGCATGACGCAGGAGCTTTACGCCCTCTGCGGGCGCGAGGTGCCCGGCGACCGTTTCCGCAACCTCGCCGTGCGCACGGCGTGGTCCGGCATCGCCTGCAAGAACGGCCTCTTCCCCGTCTGGATTGCCGCGTACCAGTACGGCGGGAAGCCTTACCGTTTCCTGGTGAACGGCGTCACGGGCAAGACGGACGGGCACGCGCCGTGGTCGTGGGTCAAGATCGGCCTCGCCGTCGCCGCGGCCGTGCTGCTCTTCATCATCCTCTCCGCAATCGCGAGATGA
- a CDS encoding SPFH domain-containing protein has protein sequence MVYRFPVYNQEIKMGAQLTVRENQAALFINEGKAADLFGPGRHELSTQNMPILTTLRGWKYGFQSPFKAEVYFFNTRLLTDLKWGTTNPVMMRDAEFGMIRLRAFGTYAMKIADPKTFFATIVGTQGLTTTDEITGQLRSTILSKLSDAIAESKVAALDIASKYDELSGTGKQILAPEFSSFGLDLSKFFIENVSLPEEVEAAIDQRTKLGVLGDKMGQYTQLQAADAMKIAAANPGGAAGAGIGIGAGIAMGGMMGNAMGTSMAGAGGASPMAPPPPPAAPGFAAPRWSLTVDGKTYGPYSDDAVKGMVASGQVAAGTLAWKPGAAGWAPISSFEELAGPGSAQAPPPPPPPAR, from the coding sequence ATGGTCTACCGGTTCCCGGTCTACAACCAGGAAATCAAGATGGGCGCGCAGCTCACGGTTCGCGAGAACCAGGCCGCGCTCTTCATCAACGAGGGCAAGGCCGCCGACCTGTTCGGTCCGGGCCGCCACGAGCTCTCGACGCAGAACATGCCGATCCTGACCACGCTGCGCGGGTGGAAGTACGGCTTCCAGTCGCCGTTCAAGGCCGAGGTCTACTTCTTCAACACGCGCCTCCTCACGGACCTCAAGTGGGGCACGACGAACCCCGTCATGATGCGCGACGCGGAGTTCGGGATGATCCGCCTGCGGGCGTTCGGCACGTACGCGATGAAGATCGCCGACCCGAAGACGTTCTTCGCGACGATCGTCGGGACGCAGGGCCTCACGACGACGGACGAGATCACGGGCCAGCTGCGCTCGACGATTCTCTCGAAGCTCTCGGACGCGATCGCCGAGTCGAAGGTGGCCGCGCTCGACATCGCGTCCAAGTACGACGAGCTTTCGGGCACCGGCAAGCAGATTCTCGCGCCCGAGTTCTCGAGCTTCGGGCTCGATCTCTCGAAGTTCTTCATCGAGAACGTCTCGCTGCCCGAGGAAGTCGAGGCCGCGATCGACCAGCGGACGAAGCTGGGCGTCCTCGGCGACAAGATGGGTCAGTACACGCAGCTGCAGGCCGCCGACGCGATGAAGATCGCCGCCGCGAACCCGGGCGGCGCCGCGGGCGCCGGCATCGGCATCGGCGCGGGCATCGCGATGGGCGGGATGATGGGGAACGCCATGGGCACGAGCATGGCGGGCGCCGGTGGCGCGAGCCCCATGGCGCCGCCTCCCCCGCCGGCGGCTCCCGGTTTCGCCGCGCCGCGCTGGTCGCTCACGGTGGACGGCAAGACGTACGGGCCGTACTCCGACGACGCCGTGAAGGGCATGGTTGCGTCGGGGCAGGTGGCCGCAGGCACGCTCGCCTGGAAGCCGGGCGCCGCGGGCTGGGCGCCGATCTCGAGCTTCGAGGAGCTCGCGGGCCCGGGATCGGCCCAGGCCCCGCCGCCTCCCCCGCCGCCGGCCCGCTGA